The following proteins are encoded in a genomic region of Sorangiineae bacterium MSr12523:
- a CDS encoding carboxypeptidase regulatory-like domain-containing protein, with amino-acid sequence MPLSGPFDRILALMAVLRTRADAVRDGVYIVVCLLFMAGIPGSAVRPIVYERVAPPVPETIRDRDAALDVDVRTSEGERLPHARVRALAVIDGRVHAAGEGITNADGFVHIEHLPRAEHWVLADAPGRARAATTVALTQGARSVVLSLEPEHFLDVDVKDERGGGLAGVEIEVTGRDPLPVGARTDLDGHARVGRLTRGPYVATARLPGLEEVTQRGLLEGSTAHFVLRRLGVIIARVRDGGEPAPGARVQISGATLWPPRAAETDANGQLRIASLSAGTYALRANRGDRVSAIELDVAVNGGDEREVELNLEPGMQVATRVIEGDQEGASDAIPIVGARVTLVEGGLSPFPIEGVTDRDGQARLGPIARGSAALSARADGYVARGGIPVPESPSGPVVIALPRGGTVIGRVTDTRGFPVDGATIVLFGTDFHGAPIDDDPRRTSFRDAHFSATLAGPRPLVPAGELGVMPGPVPPIPRATDPAPGVASMSVSDPSGKPPEPWVTRADGTYRATPATPGRIRALVRHPQYVEVTSDVVTLASGGEARIDVVMHAGGSLEGHVVDARGHAIDGARVTVSAVRGGLERATRTMADGSFAFASLPESIGLTVTRDDNPGSPSVNLPLTIPDGQKREITVTMPDPRPALRVRVNDDRGYALDAVQLSASSLDPDAPLRSTAYTDARGEASIPGARGVAIRLEARAPDRAPTIVTVDADAVEPVIVALGRAESATGEVRSSRGDRLQDAEIVLYTEIGARRTRTDAEGLFTLGELSPGPARLVVRAAGYAPAERSVSIGKSGGNRPTALARVELKSEGSVSGTVVDAQNRPVQGARIARDQVPTYLAVGATPRGMAVSDAQGRFRLGELEEGAVTLEAFAPDVGRVRLDGVRIVAGRTTSGIVLAFPRDGEKREASTASPDMAGVAVTLGTDEDGDIVLAAVAEGSAAERAGLAPGDAVLEVDGAAVHTMPEARAKLQGPANLDVIIKVRRGDAPLTLRVAREPVRR; translated from the coding sequence GTGCCGCTTTCCGGACCGTTCGACCGCATCCTTGCGCTGATGGCCGTGCTTCGCACGCGCGCGGACGCGGTGCGCGACGGGGTGTACATCGTTGTCTGTCTGCTCTTCATGGCGGGCATTCCCGGCAGCGCCGTTCGTCCCATCGTCTACGAGCGCGTGGCGCCGCCGGTGCCAGAGACCATCCGCGATCGCGACGCCGCGCTGGACGTGGACGTGCGCACCAGCGAAGGCGAGCGCTTGCCCCACGCGCGCGTGCGAGCGCTGGCCGTCATCGACGGGCGCGTGCACGCGGCAGGGGAGGGGATCACCAACGCCGATGGCTTCGTGCACATCGAGCACCTGCCGCGCGCCGAGCACTGGGTGCTCGCCGATGCGCCGGGGCGCGCACGTGCTGCGACGACGGTGGCGCTGACCCAAGGCGCACGCAGCGTGGTGCTGTCCTTGGAGCCGGAGCATTTCCTGGACGTCGACGTAAAGGACGAGCGCGGGGGCGGTCTCGCGGGCGTCGAAATCGAAGTCACAGGGCGCGATCCGCTTCCCGTCGGTGCCCGCACCGATCTGGACGGCCACGCGCGCGTGGGCCGCTTGACCCGTGGTCCCTACGTCGCCACGGCGCGCCTGCCCGGCCTCGAAGAAGTGACCCAGCGCGGACTGCTCGAGGGCTCGACCGCGCACTTCGTGCTGCGCCGCCTCGGCGTCATCATCGCGCGCGTGCGCGATGGCGGCGAGCCGGCGCCGGGGGCGCGCGTGCAGATCAGCGGCGCCACGCTTTGGCCCCCGCGCGCAGCCGAAACCGATGCCAACGGGCAGCTTCGCATCGCGTCGCTCTCGGCGGGCACCTACGCCTTGCGCGCCAACCGCGGGGATCGCGTGAGCGCCATCGAGCTCGACGTCGCGGTGAACGGCGGCGACGAGCGCGAGGTCGAGTTGAACCTCGAGCCGGGCATGCAGGTCGCGACCCGGGTCATCGAGGGCGACCAAGAGGGCGCGAGCGACGCCATCCCCATCGTCGGTGCACGCGTCACCTTGGTCGAGGGCGGGCTCTCACCTTTTCCCATCGAAGGCGTGACCGATCGCGATGGGCAGGCGCGGCTCGGCCCCATCGCCCGCGGATCGGCGGCCCTTTCCGCGCGGGCCGACGGCTACGTTGCGCGAGGGGGCATTCCGGTGCCCGAGTCCCCGAGCGGCCCCGTGGTGATCGCGCTTCCGCGCGGCGGCACGGTCATCGGCCGCGTGACCGACACCCGCGGCTTTCCCGTGGACGGCGCCACCATCGTCCTCTTCGGCACCGACTTTCACGGCGCGCCCATCGACGACGATCCGCGCCGCACCAGCTTTCGCGATGCGCACTTCAGCGCAACGCTCGCCGGGCCGCGCCCGCTCGTTCCGGCCGGTGAGCTCGGGGTGATGCCCGGCCCCGTGCCGCCGATCCCGCGCGCGACCGATCCCGCCCCCGGCGTGGCCTCCATGTCCGTGAGCGATCCCTCGGGCAAGCCGCCGGAACCCTGGGTCACACGCGCCGATGGCACCTACCGGGCCACGCCGGCCACGCCGGGCCGCATCCGCGCGCTGGTGCGCCACCCGCAGTATGTCGAGGTGACCAGCGATGTCGTCACGCTTGCCTCGGGCGGTGAGGCCCGCATCGATGTCGTGATGCATGCCGGCGGCTCGCTCGAAGGCCATGTCGTCGATGCGCGCGGGCACGCCATCGACGGCGCCCGCGTCACCGTGAGCGCCGTTCGCGGCGGGCTCGAACGCGCAACGCGCACCATGGCCGACGGCAGCTTCGCCTTCGCCTCGCTGCCCGAGTCCATCGGCCTGACCGTCACGCGCGACGACAACCCGGGCTCGCCCAGCGTGAATCTGCCGCTGACCATTCCCGACGGCCAGAAGCGCGAAATCACCGTCACCATGCCCGATCCGCGCCCGGCGCTCCGCGTCCGCGTGAACGACGATCGCGGTTACGCACTCGATGCCGTGCAGCTCTCCGCGAGCTCGCTCGACCCGGATGCGCCGTTGCGAAGCACCGCCTACACCGATGCACGCGGCGAGGCGAGCATCCCCGGCGCCCGCGGTGTGGCCATCCGCCTCGAAGCCCGCGCGCCCGACCGCGCCCCCACCATCGTCACCGTCGACGCCGATGCCGTGGAGCCCGTGATCGTGGCCCTCGGCCGAGCCGAGAGTGCGACCGGCGAGGTGCGCAGCAGCCGCGGCGATCGCCTGCAGGACGCCGAGATCGTCCTTTACACCGAGATCGGCGCCCGCCGCACGCGCACCGATGCCGAGGGGCTCTTCACCCTGGGCGAGCTGTCGCCCGGTCCAGCGCGTCTCGTGGTGCGTGCCGCCGGCTATGCGCCCGCCGAGCGGTCCGTTTCCATTGGGAAATCCGGGGGCAATCGTCCCACCGCGCTTGCCCGCGTGGAGCTCAAGTCCGAAGGCTCCGTCAGCGGCACCGTGGTCGACGCGCAAAATCGACCCGTGCAAGGTGCACGCATCGCCCGCGACCAGGTGCCCACGTACCTCGCCGTCGGCGCCACGCCGCGCGGCATGGCGGTGAGCGATGCGCAGGGGCGCTTCCGACTCGGCGAATTGGAAGAAGGGGCGGTGACCCTGGAGGCATTCGCGCCCGACGTGGGCCGCGTGCGCCTGGACGGCGTTCGCATCGTGGCCGGGCGCACCACGTCGGGCATCGTCCTCGCGTTTCCGCGCGACGGTGAGAAACGCGAGGCCTCCACCGCTAGCCCCGACATGGCCGGCGTCGCCGTCACCTTGGGCACCGACGAGGACGGCGACATCGTGCTCGCCGCCGTCGCCGAGGGCAGCGCGGCCGAGCGCGCGGGGCTCGCCCCAGGCGACGCGGTCCTCGAGGTCGATGGCGCGGCCGTGCATACGATGCCCGAGGCTCGCGCCAAGCTGCAGGGCCCCGCCAACCTCGACGTCATCATCAAGGTGCGTCGCGGCGATGCACCGCTCACGCTCCGCGTCGCACGGGAACCCGTTCGCCGGTAG
- a CDS encoding ATP-binding protein produces MPPTLDFRDATFLLAAVGHLALAILCVSRGGIRGRRGPLAFPLALLAFDLFGWTFAVFCNHLAPSAAWRALDAVFSALAPPVVLHVVLAFVGRLRVRRLLVRALYAGYALFALSSIATTSIESRAWAAVFLAGWLPTFVYEVWLLVQHLRASGDADEKARTRLMLGALLVGGAFASTDLWHDAGVPLPPLAPIGTLLATALVAVVALRFRLFERNLGATTSLYAVSVAACAVLLYLTLFQGLRGNLPAMTFGITVVTLLLTAFVREATSSFSNYRERVERLAVMGRFSAQMAHDLKNPLAALVGAVQLLELDAGASGPRASGRDFHALILEQAERIRAIVEKYERLGRVEPVRSRVQVNDLVKRVTALQPHASRELKLDLELDLDPALPDCELDPDLLAGALENLVRNAVEAMDRSGSVVVRTRVDAHDGAPASLILAVADTGEGMDARQVERAFDDFYTTKATGSGLGLPFVRRVALAHGGDASLTSRRGAGTTVEIRLPLAC; encoded by the coding sequence ATGCCGCCCACCCTCGACTTTCGCGACGCGACGTTCCTCCTTGCCGCGGTCGGTCACCTGGCCTTGGCCATCCTCTGCGTCTCGCGTGGCGGGATCCGCGGCCGCCGAGGGCCTCTCGCCTTTCCCCTGGCGTTGCTCGCCTTCGATCTCTTCGGCTGGACATTCGCTGTATTCTGCAATCATCTCGCCCCCAGCGCCGCCTGGCGCGCCTTGGACGCGGTGTTCTCGGCGCTCGCCCCGCCGGTGGTCCTGCACGTGGTGCTCGCATTCGTGGGCCGGCTGCGGGTGCGCCGCCTTCTCGTGCGCGCTCTCTACGCCGGCTATGCGCTCTTTGCGCTTTCGTCCATCGCAACGACCTCCATCGAGTCGCGTGCCTGGGCGGCGGTGTTTCTCGCAGGCTGGCTGCCCACGTTCGTGTACGAGGTGTGGCTTCTCGTCCAGCACCTTCGCGCCAGCGGCGATGCCGACGAGAAGGCGCGCACCCGCTTGATGCTCGGTGCCCTGCTCGTGGGCGGTGCATTTGCCTCCACGGATCTCTGGCACGACGCCGGCGTCCCGCTGCCGCCGCTCGCGCCCATCGGCACCTTGCTTGCGACTGCACTCGTGGCCGTGGTGGCGCTGCGGTTTCGCCTCTTCGAGCGCAACCTCGGCGCGACCACCTCGCTTTACGCCGTGTCGGTGGCCGCGTGCGCCGTGCTTCTGTACCTGACGCTCTTTCAAGGCCTGCGCGGAAACTTGCCCGCGATGACCTTCGGCATCACCGTCGTCACCCTGCTTCTCACCGCCTTCGTGCGCGAAGCCACCAGCTCGTTCTCGAATTACCGCGAACGGGTCGAGCGCCTCGCGGTCATGGGGCGCTTCTCGGCGCAGATGGCCCACGACCTGAAAAACCCGCTGGCGGCGCTGGTCGGGGCGGTGCAGCTGCTCGAGCTCGACGCAGGCGCCTCCGGGCCGCGTGCCTCGGGCCGCGACTTTCATGCGCTCATCCTCGAGCAAGCGGAACGCATCCGGGCCATCGTCGAGAAATACGAGCGGCTCGGCCGGGTGGAGCCCGTGCGGTCGCGGGTGCAGGTGAACGATCTCGTGAAGCGCGTGACCGCCCTGCAGCCGCACGCCAGCCGCGAGCTGAAGCTCGACCTGGAGCTCGACCTCGATCCGGCGCTGCCCGATTGCGAGCTCGACCCGGATCTGCTCGCCGGCGCCCTCGAGAACCTCGTGCGCAACGCCGTGGAGGCCATGGACCGTAGCGGCTCCGTCGTCGTTCGGACGCGGGTGGACGCGCACGATGGCGCCCCGGCCTCGTTGATCCTGGCCGTCGCCGACACGGGCGAGGGCATGGATGCACGGCAGGTCGAGCGCGCGTTCGACGACTTTTATACGACGAAGGCCACCGGAAGCGGACTGGGGCTCCCCTTCGTCCGCCGCGTCGCGCTCGCGCATGGCGGAGACGCCTCCCTCACGAGTCGGCGCGGAGCGGGCACGACCGTCGAGATTCGTCTGCCGCTGGCGTGCTAA